A single genomic interval of Saccharothrix saharensis harbors:
- the thiD gene encoding bifunctional hydroxymethylpyrimidine kinase/phosphomethylpyrimidine kinase: MAGTDSGGGAGAAADLRAFAACGVHGCLAVCAVTAQNSLGVSAVHGVPPELVAAQITAVVEDIGLDAAKTGMLGTGEVVAEVVRTCAAVGIGGDGPVPLVVDPVLASMHGHALATASAVESYRTMLLPLATVTTPNLDEVRLLVGVDVRDRAGQHEAAKALHGLGARHVLVKGGHLAGDTDVSVDVLYDGHTFTEFPGPRFDTDNTHGGGDSFAAAITAGLARGLSVPEAVGFGKRYVVEAVRHSFALGAGYGPVSALWATRRWWEEPAG; this comes from the coding sequence ATGGCGGGCACCGATTCCGGCGGTGGCGCGGGCGCGGCCGCCGACCTTCGGGCGTTCGCCGCCTGCGGTGTGCACGGGTGCCTGGCGGTGTGCGCGGTCACCGCGCAGAACTCGCTGGGCGTGAGCGCGGTGCACGGCGTCCCGCCGGAGCTGGTGGCCGCCCAGATCACCGCGGTGGTCGAGGACATCGGCCTGGACGCGGCCAAGACCGGGATGCTCGGCACCGGCGAGGTCGTCGCCGAGGTCGTCCGGACCTGTGCCGCCGTGGGCATCGGCGGTGACGGGCCCGTGCCGCTCGTCGTCGACCCGGTGCTGGCCTCCATGCACGGTCACGCGCTGGCCACCGCGTCCGCCGTGGAGTCCTACCGGACGATGTTGCTGCCGCTGGCCACGGTCACCACGCCCAACCTGGACGAGGTGCGCCTGCTCGTCGGCGTCGACGTCCGGGACCGCGCGGGCCAGCACGAGGCGGCGAAGGCGTTGCACGGCTTGGGCGCGCGGCACGTGCTGGTGAAGGGCGGGCACCTGGCCGGTGACACCGACGTGAGCGTGGACGTGCTCTACGACGGCCACACCTTCACCGAGTTCCCCGGCCCCCGGTTCGACACCGACAACACCCACGGCGGCGGCGACTCGTTCGCCGCGGCCATCACCGCGGGGCTCGCCCGCGGCCTGTCCGTGCCGGAGGCGGTGGGGTTCGGCAAGCGCTACGTCGTGGAGGCGGTGCGCCACTCGTTCGCCCTGGGCGCCGGGTACGGCCCCGTGTCCGCGCTGTGGGCGACCAGGCGCTGGTGGGAGGAACCCGCCGGGTAG
- a CDS encoding thymidylate synthase, giving the protein MEFDAVQFDAVEFDTFHHAYTAVLRSLVDEPSYRNAPRGQPSSERLGVQYRLRRPSQRVPLVPARRLNIAFNLAEALWYLSGRDDLDFIGYYAPGMHKYSADGVRLTGTAYGRAIFGGDGRPDQWRAVVDQLRDDPDSKRAVVQIFRGEELAVPGNPDVSCTLGVQFLVREGVLHAMAFMRANDAYRGMSSDVFSFTFLQELMARELGLRLGGYVHSVGSMHVYDSDARRAREVLADPAAAADPELPFPEMPEGDNWPFVRRVLDLEEPLRLDRHRLDPDVDLNGLPDYWAQVLLVLELHRAVRHGGAPDAGAVAMLWPCYRWLVGRWRPDLVADPVTLPC; this is encoded by the coding sequence GTGGAGTTCGACGCCGTGCAGTTCGACGCCGTGGAGTTCGACACCTTCCACCACGCCTACACCGCGGTGTTGAGATCGCTGGTGGACGAGCCGTCCTACCGCAACGCGCCACGCGGTCAGCCCAGCAGCGAACGGCTCGGCGTGCAGTACCGGCTGCGCCGGCCGAGCCAGCGCGTGCCGCTGGTGCCCGCACGGCGGCTCAACATCGCGTTCAACCTGGCCGAGGCGCTGTGGTACCTGTCCGGTCGCGACGACCTGGACTTCATCGGCTACTACGCGCCCGGCATGCACAAGTACTCCGCCGACGGCGTGCGGCTGACGGGCACCGCCTACGGGCGCGCGATCTTCGGCGGCGACGGTCGGCCGGACCAGTGGCGCGCGGTCGTGGACCAGTTGCGCGACGACCCGGACAGCAAACGCGCGGTGGTGCAGATCTTCCGGGGCGAGGAGCTGGCCGTGCCCGGCAACCCGGACGTGTCGTGCACCTTGGGCGTGCAGTTCCTCGTCCGGGAGGGTGTGTTGCACGCCATGGCTTTCATGCGCGCCAACGACGCCTACCGGGGCATGTCCAGCGACGTGTTCTCGTTCACGTTCCTCCAGGAGCTGATGGCCCGCGAACTCGGCCTGCGGCTCGGCGGGTACGTGCACTCCGTGGGCTCGATGCACGTCTACGACAGCGACGCCCGGCGGGCGCGCGAGGTGCTGGCCGACCCGGCCGCGGCGGCGGACCCGGAGCTGCCGTTCCCGGAGATGCCCGAGGGCGACAACTGGCCGTTCGTGCGGCGCGTGCTCGACCTGGAAGAGCCGTTGCGCCTCGACCGGCACCGCCTGGATCCCGACGTCGACCTGAACGGGCTGCCCGACTACTGGGCGCAGGTGCTGCTGGTGCTGGAACTGCACCGCGCGGTCCGCCACGGGGGAGCACCCGACGCGGGCGCGGTCGCGATGTTGTGGCCCTGCTACCGGTGGCTGGTGGGCCGGTGGCGGCCCGACCTGGTGGCCGACCCGGTCACGCTGCCCTGCTGA
- a CDS encoding class I SAM-dependent methyltransferase — MGTDWRAGGAVATGFDDYDDLPERVLGYPTVFSALRLGDPDVRTVLDYGCGPGKVSLRVAEDHPVAVEAVDISPGMLEIARTRRAHPRIRYHELTGPRLDFLADDAVDAAMCCYVFINIGDLDRIRAIAAEVHRVLRPGGRFAVLDTNPDTTGVRFSTFVSGEPGVRYEAGQPRRVLLHLPGGGVLELRDHHWPRDTYVDVLTEAGFRDVTTTAPLLGDVADSAGAVPGSPLDVDRPAEADHPPFLVTTGVK, encoded by the coding sequence ATGGGGACGGACTGGCGGGCCGGTGGCGCCGTCGCCACCGGGTTCGACGACTACGACGACCTGCCCGAGCGGGTGCTGGGCTACCCGACGGTGTTCTCCGCGCTGCGGCTGGGCGACCCGGACGTGCGCACCGTGCTGGACTACGGCTGCGGGCCGGGCAAGGTGTCGCTGCGGGTGGCGGAGGACCACCCCGTGGCGGTCGAGGCCGTCGACATCTCGCCCGGCATGCTGGAGATCGCGCGCACCCGCCGTGCCCACCCCCGCATCCGCTACCACGAGCTCACCGGGCCGCGGCTGGACTTCCTGGCCGACGACGCGGTGGACGCGGCGATGTGCTGCTACGTCTTCATCAACATCGGCGACCTGGACCGGATCCGCGCCATCGCCGCCGAGGTGCACCGGGTGCTGCGGCCCGGTGGCCGCTTCGCGGTGCTGGACACGAACCCCGACACCACCGGCGTCCGGTTCTCCACGTTCGTCAGCGGCGAGCCCGGCGTCCGCTACGAGGCGGGCCAGCCGCGCCGGGTGTTGCTGCACCTGCCCGGCGGCGGGGTGCTCGAACTGCGCGACCACCACTGGCCGCGCGACACTTACGTCGACGTGCTGACCGAAGCGGGTTTCCGCGACGTCACCACCACGGCGCCGCTGCTGGGCGACGTGGCCGACAGCGCGGGAGCCGTGCCGGGGTCGCCGCTGGACGTCGACCGGCCGGCCGAGGCCGACCACCCGCCGTTCCTCGTCACCACAGGGGTGAAGTGA
- a CDS encoding nucleoside 2-deoxyribosyltransferase yields the protein MSARSVFLGGPFKASIDPATGTLRAAERARLESVIARLERDGYEVHNAHRREGWGAAFLTPEECTRLDFEEISASDVFIAFPGAPASPGTHVEIGWASALGKPVVLLLEDGAEYAFLVRGLHTVADVVVVPVGPDSDVAGLVAGALRDIEARTSVRER from the coding sequence GTGAGCGCACGAAGCGTCTTCCTCGGCGGACCGTTCAAGGCGTCGATCGACCCGGCCACGGGCACGCTGCGCGCCGCCGAACGGGCCCGGCTGGAGTCCGTGATCGCCCGGCTCGAACGCGACGGTTACGAGGTGCACAACGCCCACCGCAGGGAGGGGTGGGGCGCGGCGTTCCTGACCCCCGAGGAGTGCACCCGGCTGGATTTCGAGGAGATCTCGGCCAGCGACGTCTTCATCGCCTTCCCCGGCGCGCCCGCGTCACCGGGCACGCACGTGGAGATCGGCTGGGCGTCGGCCCTGGGCAAGCCGGTCGTGCTGCTGCTGGAGGACGGAGCCGAGTACGCGTTCCTGGTGCGCGGGCTGCACACCGTCGCCGACGTCGTGGTCGTGCCCGTCGGCCCGGACTCCGACGTGGCCGGGCTGGTGGCCGGTGCGTTGCGGGACATCGAGGCGCGGACGTCCGTGAGGGAGCGGTGA
- a CDS encoding HAD-IIA family hydrolase produces the protein MTAVLADRFDGFIVDLDGVVHVGGHPLPGAVETLSALARDGKRIVYLTNDPRHARATVAARLTGWGLPTPPAAVVTSGWFAAAEVAAGGARVFVIGTDELRAETAEAGAVVLTADEAGVADRILVSGHDGFDYAELRAACRAGANGAELFATNRDATFPMPDGLWPGTGAVLAAVETALGRRATALGKPEPAIFRVAHELVGGGRVAVVGDRVQTDVEGGRRAGLPTVLVRPDPVPEGTGPRPDHVVPDLTGLLAPG, from the coding sequence GTGACGGCCGTCCTGGCGGACCGGTTCGACGGGTTCATCGTGGACCTGGACGGCGTGGTGCACGTCGGCGGGCACCCGCTGCCCGGTGCGGTGGAGACGTTGTCCGCCTTGGCCCGGGACGGCAAGCGGATCGTCTACCTGACCAACGACCCGCGTCACGCCCGCGCCACCGTCGCGGCCCGCCTGACCGGGTGGGGACTGCCGACCCCGCCGGCGGCCGTGGTCACCTCGGGGTGGTTCGCCGCCGCCGAGGTCGCGGCCGGCGGCGCGCGGGTGTTCGTGATCGGCACGGACGAGCTGCGCGCCGAGACGGCCGAAGCGGGCGCGGTGGTGCTCACGGCCGACGAGGCCGGGGTGGCCGACCGCATCCTGGTCTCCGGCCACGACGGGTTCGACTACGCGGAACTGCGTGCCGCCTGCCGGGCCGGGGCGAACGGGGCGGAGCTGTTCGCCACCAACCGGGACGCCACCTTCCCGATGCCGGACGGGCTGTGGCCGGGCACCGGCGCGGTGCTGGCCGCCGTGGAGACCGCGCTGGGCCGGCGGGCCACCGCGCTGGGCAAACCGGAACCGGCGATCTTCCGGGTCGCGCACGAACTGGTCGGCGGCGGCCGGGTGGCGGTGGTCGGCGACCGGGTCCAGACCGACGTGGAGGGCGGCCGGCGTGCCGGCCTGCCCACGGTGCTGGTGCGACCCGACCCGGTGCCGGAGGGCACCGGCCCGCGCCCGGACCACGTGGTGCCCGACCTGACCGGGCTGCTCGCCCCCGGCTGA
- the tenA gene encoding thiaminase II has product MATPHAVTAPFTDTLWAGVEDIYANVLAHPFLTGLLDGTLPRESFRHYIVQDAHYLSGYAKVLALCAATATRDEDTAMFARHAANTVAVERGLHESLLAELGTTPEQAAAEPVSPTTRAYLDFLFASARGGYAEAVGAVLPCYWIYARVGSVLRVQGSPDPLYDRWINAYGDTAFQGLVDEVLAATDWLGERLSPDDRLLVGARMRTAARYEWMFWDAGYRRESWPV; this is encoded by the coding sequence GTGGCCACTCCGCACGCCGTCACGGCGCCCTTCACCGACACGCTGTGGGCCGGCGTCGAGGACATCTACGCGAACGTGCTCGCGCACCCGTTCCTCACCGGTCTGCTGGACGGCACGCTGCCGCGCGAGTCGTTCCGGCACTACATCGTCCAGGACGCCCACTACCTGAGCGGGTACGCCAAGGTGCTCGCGCTGTGCGCGGCCACGGCGACGCGTGACGAGGACACCGCCATGTTCGCCCGGCACGCGGCCAACACGGTGGCCGTCGAACGCGGCCTGCACGAGTCGCTGCTGGCCGAGCTGGGCACCACCCCGGAGCAGGCCGCGGCCGAGCCGGTCTCCCCGACCACGCGGGCGTACCTGGACTTCCTGTTCGCCAGCGCGCGCGGCGGTTACGCCGAGGCCGTGGGCGCGGTGCTGCCCTGCTACTGGATCTACGCGCGGGTGGGCTCGGTGCTGCGGGTGCAGGGCTCGCCGGACCCGCTGTACGACCGCTGGATCAACGCCTACGGCGACACCGCGTTCCAAGGGCTGGTGGACGAGGTGCTGGCCGCGACGGACTGGCTCGGCGAGCGGTTGTCCCCCGACGACCGGCTGCTGGTCGGCGCGCGGATGCGGACCGCGGCCCGGTACGAGTGGATGTTCTGGGACGCCGGGTACCGCCGCGAGTCCTGGCCCGTCTGA
- a CDS encoding amidohydrolase family protein — protein sequence MADRLVIANGIVVTMNDAREVHHGGTVVVEGDRVVAVHPRGPEADAARDGASRVIDATDKAVLPGLVDLHYHTALGKGYSDHLPLLEYLETCWYPIIRALDHEAAYWAALASYSESLRCGVTTVNDMYRRLDALAPAAERIGIRAVLSNDVATDEHRLDTLADNERAYRRWHGRANGRIEVYVGIEWLPLASPELLRDARGLADDLGTGIHVHLNESLGEVRTVLEQFGRRPTELAFDTGLLGPDCIAAHCVWLNDAEIALMRETGTRISHNPVSNAKLGNGIARVPEMLAAGLTVGLGHDAAECNNSRDLFEVMKYASLIHRANRVDAGLFQAPDILAMATRNGADALGHPTGRIEVGRKADLALVGLRNQMFTPLEPGNADHLYSHLVFAANGSSVDTTIVDGVVVLDEGVFTTIDEDEVLAKANEAFLRVLDRIRA from the coding sequence ATGGCTGATCGGCTGGTAATCGCCAACGGCATCGTGGTGACCATGAACGACGCCCGCGAGGTGCACCACGGCGGGACCGTCGTGGTCGAAGGGGACCGGGTGGTGGCGGTCCACCCGCGCGGTCCCGAGGCGGACGCCGCCCGCGACGGCGCGAGCCGGGTCATCGACGCCACGGACAAGGCGGTCTTACCCGGGCTCGTGGACCTGCACTACCACACCGCGCTGGGCAAGGGGTACAGCGACCACCTGCCGCTGCTGGAGTACCTGGAGACGTGCTGGTACCCGATCATCCGGGCGCTGGACCACGAGGCGGCCTACTGGGCCGCGCTGGCGAGCTACAGCGAGTCGTTGCGCTGCGGGGTGACCACGGTCAACGACATGTACCGGCGGCTGGACGCGCTGGCGCCGGCGGCCGAGCGGATCGGCATCCGGGCCGTGCTGTCCAACGACGTCGCCACCGACGAGCACCGGCTGGACACCCTGGCCGACAACGAACGCGCCTACCGGAGGTGGCACGGCAGGGCGAACGGCCGCATCGAGGTGTACGTGGGCATCGAGTGGCTGCCGCTGGCCTCGCCCGAGCTGTTGCGCGACGCCCGGGGCCTGGCCGACGACCTGGGCACCGGCATCCACGTGCACCTCAACGAATCCCTGGGCGAGGTGCGGACCGTGCTGGAGCAGTTCGGCCGGCGGCCCACCGAACTGGCCTTCGACACCGGGCTGCTCGGACCGGACTGCATCGCCGCCCACTGCGTGTGGCTGAACGACGCCGAGATCGCCCTGATGCGCGAGACCGGCACGCGGATCTCGCACAACCCGGTCTCCAACGCCAAGCTGGGCAACGGCATCGCCCGGGTGCCCGAGATGCTGGCCGCCGGCCTCACCGTCGGGCTCGGCCACGACGCGGCCGAGTGCAACAACAGCCGCGACCTGTTCGAGGTGATGAAGTACGCCTCGTTGATCCACCGCGCCAACCGCGTGGACGCGGGCTTGTTCCAGGCGCCGGACATCCTCGCCATGGCCACCCGCAACGGCGCCGACGCGCTCGGCCACCCGACCGGCCGGATCGAGGTGGGCCGCAAGGCCGACCTGGCGCTGGTCGGCCTGCGCAACCAGATGTTCACCCCGCTGGAGCCGGGCAACGCCGACCACCTCTACTCGCACCTGGTGTTCGCGGCCAACGGCAGCAGCGTCGACACGACGATCGTGGACGGCGTGGTGGTGCTGGACGAGGGCGTGTTCACCACGATCGACGAGGACGAGGTGCTGGCCAAGGCGAACGAGGCGTTCCTGCGCGTGCTCGACCGCATCCGCGCCTGA
- a CDS encoding DUF3558 domain-containing protein: MPRSAPLVLALVAVAVTACTTGTPTPAATSPSAATTPSAATTGQTDVPLSVAALREAPCTGLTADQAAGFDLAPGKAISDVGYGPSCMWTSPQYDSNVVTLSFHDLGGDGLDHLRANRADHAYHDEVEIGGYPAIIASSFDLRSEGDCGLWVGVADGLAASVGAAFKQGRDAADPCSGARRVAAAIVDKLKRT, translated from the coding sequence ATGCCCCGCTCCGCCCCGCTCGTGCTCGCCCTGGTCGCCGTGGCGGTGACGGCCTGCACGACGGGCACGCCGACACCGGCCGCGACCTCCCCGTCCGCCGCGACCACCCCGTCCGCCGCGACCACCGGCCAGACCGACGTCCCGCTGTCGGTGGCCGCGTTGCGCGAAGCCCCGTGCACGGGCCTGACCGCCGACCAGGCCGCCGGGTTCGACCTGGCACCGGGCAAGGCGATCAGCGATGTCGGCTACGGCCCGAGCTGCATGTGGACGTCACCGCAGTACGACTCGAACGTGGTCACCCTGAGCTTCCACGACCTCGGCGGCGACGGTCTGGACCACCTCCGGGCCAACCGCGCGGACCACGCCTACCACGACGAGGTCGAGATCGGCGGCTACCCGGCGATCATCGCCTCGTCGTTCGACCTGCGCTCCGAAGGCGACTGCGGGCTGTGGGTCGGCGTGGCCGACGGTCTGGCGGCGAGCGTGGGCGCGGCGTTCAAGCAGGGCCGGGACGCGGCCGATCCCTGCTCGGGCGCGCGGCGGGTCGCCGCCGCCATCGTGGACAAGCTCAAGCGGACCTGA
- a CDS encoding DUF4253 domain-containing protein produces the protein MISEPLPAELRSLFAEGADAGRALPVPLPPGRPVVAEEDASGRPAFWLADAPAPAGLWPRLRAAHAESGLWPLLLDSLDDDDPDYRPWGNGEVLPDEMSSPDEHDPAALLARWWADCTSGDPDDVLSPAEREAVTAPFGRTWPGSAPHARPAADPGPIADGLAEHLLAGHPSLRLGLVAADRGADALTVAGWTGPTNHTGDTAEISAVVRGWEDRFGARVVGLGFATLVLSVATPPTTREAALAVAAEHFAFCPDNVWQGPAPQTLSAYADRLVNDHSWTFWWD, from the coding sequence ATGATCTCCGAACCGCTGCCCGCCGAGCTCCGGTCGCTGTTCGCGGAGGGTGCCGACGCCGGTCGCGCGCTGCCGGTCCCGCTGCCGCCCGGCCGGCCGGTCGTGGCCGAGGAGGACGCCTCCGGCAGGCCCGCGTTCTGGCTGGCGGACGCGCCGGCGCCGGCCGGCCTGTGGCCCCGGCTGCGCGCGGCGCACGCCGAGTCGGGGCTGTGGCCGTTGTTGCTGGACTCGCTGGACGACGACGACCCCGACTACCGGCCGTGGGGCAACGGCGAGGTCCTGCCCGACGAGATGTCGTCGCCGGACGAGCACGATCCCGCCGCGCTGCTGGCGCGCTGGTGGGCCGACTGCACCTCGGGCGACCCGGACGACGTGCTGTCCCCGGCCGAGCGCGAAGCGGTCACCGCCCCGTTCGGCCGCACGTGGCCGGGGTCGGCGCCCCACGCGCGGCCGGCCGCCGATCCCGGCCCCATCGCCGACGGGCTCGCGGAGCACCTGCTGGCGGGTCACCCGTCCCTGCGCCTCGGCCTGGTCGCGGCGGATCGCGGCGCGGACGCGCTGACGGTGGCCGGCTGGACCGGTCCGACCAACCACACCGGGGACACCGCCGAGATCTCCGCCGTGGTGCGCGGCTGGGAGGACCGGTTCGGCGCACGCGTCGTCGGCCTCGGGTTCGCCACCCTGGTGCTGAGCGTCGCCACCCCGCCGACCACCCGCGAGGCCGCGCTGGCCGTCGCCGCCGAGCACTTCGCGTTCTGCCCGGACAACGTCTGGCAGGGCCCTGCACCCCAAACCCTGTCCGCCTACGCCGACCGCCTCGTGAACGACCACTCGTGGACCTTCTGGTGGGACTGA
- a CDS encoding APC family permease: protein MVSSLKRAVSTPLLYFFILGDILGAGVYVLVGSVAGESGGAVWLPLVTALLLAALTAGSYAELATKYPRAGGSAHYATRAFGPAVGSLIGFCMLAAGVVSVGALARAFAGDYLRALVSLPTVAVVVVFLVALALLNIRGIKESLGANVVATLVEVGGLVLIIGLGAWVVLRGDGDVGRLVEFGAGGHGVVGATLAGAVLAYYSFVGFETSVNLAEEVEEPRRSYPRALFGALLTAGVVYLLIGVVASAAVPTDRLAASSGPLLEVVRLAGGVPEGLFSLVALVAVANGALLTGIMSSRLAYGMARDGLLPPALARVLPGRRTPWVAVLATSAVSLVLALTGEVTALAETLVLLLLVVFVAVNAAVLVLRRDEGEAEHFRVPVALPWLGLASCVLLFTRIDGSVWVRGLVLVGLGVVLGAVNLARAKRADHTPVG, encoded by the coding sequence ATGGTCTCCTCGCTGAAGCGGGCGGTGAGCACGCCGCTGCTGTACTTCTTCATCCTCGGCGACATCCTCGGCGCCGGGGTGTACGTGCTCGTCGGGTCGGTCGCGGGCGAGTCCGGTGGCGCGGTGTGGCTGCCCCTGGTGACGGCGCTCCTGCTGGCCGCGCTGACCGCCGGTTCCTACGCGGAGCTGGCCACCAAGTACCCGCGGGCGGGCGGGTCGGCCCACTACGCCACCAGGGCGTTCGGCCCGGCGGTCGGGTCGTTGATCGGGTTCTGCATGCTCGCGGCGGGCGTCGTGTCGGTGGGCGCGTTGGCGCGGGCGTTCGCCGGGGACTACCTGCGCGCGCTGGTGTCGTTGCCGACGGTGGCCGTCGTGGTGGTGTTCCTGGTCGCGCTGGCGCTGCTCAACATCCGCGGCATCAAGGAGTCGCTGGGCGCGAACGTCGTGGCCACGCTCGTCGAGGTGGGCGGCCTGGTGCTGATCATCGGCCTGGGCGCCTGGGTGGTCCTGCGCGGTGACGGCGACGTCGGCCGGTTGGTCGAGTTCGGCGCCGGCGGGCACGGGGTCGTCGGCGCGACGCTCGCGGGCGCCGTGCTGGCGTACTACTCGTTCGTGGGGTTCGAGACGTCGGTGAACTTGGCCGAGGAGGTCGAGGAGCCGCGGCGGTCGTACCCGAGGGCGTTGTTCGGCGCGCTGCTCACCGCCGGCGTCGTGTACCTGCTGATCGGCGTGGTGGCCTCCGCCGCCGTGCCGACCGACCGGTTGGCGGCCTCCAGCGGTCCGCTGCTGGAGGTGGTGCGCCTGGCGGGTGGCGTGCCGGAAGGGCTGTTCAGCCTGGTCGCGCTGGTGGCGGTGGCCAACGGCGCGTTGCTCACCGGCATCATGTCGTCCCGGCTGGCCTACGGCATGGCCCGCGACGGGCTGCTGCCGCCGGCGCTGGCCCGCGTGCTGCCCGGTCGGCGGACCCCGTGGGTGGCGGTCCTGGCGACGTCGGCGGTGTCGCTGGTGCTGGCGCTGACCGGGGAGGTCACCGCGCTGGCCGAGACGCTGGTGCTGTTGCTGCTGGTGGTGTTCGTGGCGGTGAACGCGGCCGTGCTGGTCCTGCGCCGCGACGAGGGCGAGGCCGAGCACTTCCGGGTGCCCGTCGCCCTCCCGTGGCTGGGCCTGGCGTCGTGCGTGCTGCTGTTCACCCGGATCGACGGCTCGGTGTGGGTGCGCGGCCTGGTCCTGGTCGGGCTGGGCGTGGTGCTGGGCGCGGTGAACCTGGCGCGCGCCAAGCGGGCCGACCACACCCCGGTCGGGTAG
- a CDS encoding LacI family DNA-binding transcriptional regulator, which produces MEGSDVVTLAQVARHAGVATSTASYVLSGKRSISAATRRRVEESVRQLGYAPRSLPNVKLIALVLPDRADGGPGWLGAFLSAATALARQAGADLVICPSAESVRLRNPDAVIVVAPTTAPVDVSVPVVRVGGTPDRSGHGAVDVDRAEAGVRCAEYLADLGHRTIAVVHGGGPDAFVHSARAVAERRGTTVRCHAWPVTPDDLFAGPAPVTAVVAADGHLVAPVLAHLGRRHLRVPRDISVVALCADETAEALGPGVTSIGTSAAELGRAAMDLALAEAPGATALPPRLTVRPSTGPAWSGTDVPVA; this is translated from the coding sequence ATGGAGGGATCCGACGTGGTCACCCTCGCCCAGGTCGCCCGGCACGCGGGTGTCGCGACGAGCACCGCGTCGTACGTGCTGAGCGGCAAGAGGTCGATCTCGGCCGCGACCCGCAGGCGGGTGGAGGAGAGCGTCCGGCAACTGGGGTACGCGCCCCGGTCGCTGCCGAACGTCAAGCTGATCGCCCTGGTGCTGCCGGACCGGGCGGACGGCGGGCCGGGCTGGCTCGGCGCGTTCCTCTCGGCCGCCACCGCCCTCGCCCGGCAGGCCGGGGCGGACCTGGTGATCTGCCCGTCCGCCGAGTCGGTGCGGCTGCGCAACCCCGACGCGGTGATCGTCGTCGCGCCCACCACGGCGCCGGTCGACGTGAGCGTGCCGGTGGTGCGCGTCGGTGGGACGCCCGACCGGAGCGGGCACGGCGCGGTCGACGTCGACCGCGCCGAGGCGGGCGTCCGGTGCGCGGAGTACCTGGCCGACCTCGGCCACCGCACGATCGCCGTCGTGCACGGCGGCGGGCCGGACGCGTTCGTCCACAGCGCCCGCGCGGTCGCCGAACGGCGGGGCACGACCGTGCGGTGCCACGCCTGGCCCGTGACGCCGGACGACCTGTTCGCGGGTCCGGCGCCGGTGACCGCCGTGGTCGCGGCCGACGGCCACCTCGTCGCACCCGTGCTGGCCCACCTCGGCCGACGGCACCTGCGCGTGCCGCGGGACATCTCGGTGGTGGCGCTGTGCGCGGACGAGACCGCCGAGGCACTGGGCCCGGGTGTGACGTCGATCGGCACGTCGGCCGCCGAGCTGGGACGTGCCGCGATGGACCTCGCCCTGGCCGAGGCGCCCGGCGCGACCGCGCTGCCGCCCCGGCTCACCGTCCGCCCCAGCACCGGACCGGCCTGGTCGGGCACGGACGTGCCGGTCGCCTGA
- the narI gene encoding respiratory nitrate reductase subunit gamma has product MTTLLWLALPYIALTSFLVGHVWRYRHDQFGWTTRSSQLYESRLLRLGSPLFHFGLLAVIGGHVLGLVIPKSWTEFVGVTEGMYHLVSVTAGSLAGAATVAGMAILLYRRFTVPAVRKATTRGDKVMYSLLAAAIVTGMVNTVGENLIGGGYDYRATVSVWFRGLFTFSARPELMAGTPLSFQVHNVIVLVLLGIWPYTRLVHVFSAPVGYLVRPYVVYRRRDPKRPDANRYARAWSDQHE; this is encoded by the coding sequence ATGACCACGCTGCTGTGGCTGGCGCTGCCCTACATCGCGCTGACCTCGTTCCTGGTCGGTCACGTCTGGCGCTACCGGCACGACCAGTTCGGCTGGACGACCCGGTCCTCGCAGCTGTACGAGAGCAGGTTGTTGCGCCTGGGCAGCCCGCTGTTCCACTTCGGGCTGCTCGCCGTGATCGGCGGCCACGTGCTGGGCCTGGTGATCCCGAAGAGCTGGACGGAGTTCGTCGGGGTCACCGAGGGGATGTACCACCTGGTCTCGGTGACCGCGGGCTCGCTCGCGGGCGCGGCCACCGTGGCGGGCATGGCGATCCTGCTGTACCGCCGCTTCACCGTGCCCGCCGTGCGCAAGGCCACCACGCGGGGCGACAAGGTCATGTACTCGCTGCTCGCGGCGGCGATCGTGACCGGGATGGTCAACACCGTGGGCGAGAACCTGATCGGCGGCGGCTACGACTACCGGGCCACGGTCTCGGTCTGGTTCCGGGGCCTGTTCACGTTCTCCGCCCGACCGGAGCTGATGGCGGGCACTCCCCTCAGCTTCCAGGTGCACAACGTGATCGTCCTCGTGCTGCTGGGCATCTGGCCGTACACCCGCCTGGTGCACGTGTTCAGCGCCCCGGTCGGCTACCTCGTCCGCCCCTACGTGGTCTACCGCCGGCGCGACCCGAAACGCCCCGACGCCAACCGCTACGCCCGTGCGTGGAGCGACCAGCACGAGTGA